The Pseudomonas asiatica genome has a segment encoding these proteins:
- the icmH gene encoding type IVB secretion system protein IcmH/DotU, translated as MPGPSAVSPGKSQAANAVHDVTESSLHAMLDVPGGTDSPYPPGQGRRADHQGYPADPDFRLRGGFANLMLDAANPLFGLVIRLRTLDDLPNIEQVHKALQTQVSAIREEIQQHGYSAVHLEVYSYALCLYLDEAVMSRPWGNNSCWSHEPLLSIFHDETQGGEKIFVLLERLMQSPKEFQDVLEFLYFCFCLGLKGKYALDPKCDEIINALISRMHKVIRELRGPTPEFVGDPYTNVVHRPHRRLRREWPWWSPLVISAIAMVCAYCYYSYRLSLITAEVLESLNGILQQ; from the coding sequence ATGCCCGGCCCATCTGCTGTTAGTCCTGGAAAATCTCAGGCCGCCAACGCTGTTCATGACGTAACCGAAAGCAGCCTGCATGCCATGCTCGATGTCCCGGGGGGCACCGATTCACCCTATCCACCCGGTCAGGGCAGGCGCGCAGATCATCAGGGTTATCCGGCCGACCCGGACTTCCGGCTACGCGGCGGCTTCGCCAACCTGATGCTCGACGCGGCCAACCCGCTGTTCGGCCTGGTCATACGCCTGCGTACGCTGGATGACCTGCCCAACATCGAACAGGTGCACAAGGCCCTGCAGACCCAGGTCAGCGCCATCCGCGAGGAAATACAGCAGCACGGTTATTCCGCCGTGCACCTCGAAGTCTACTCCTATGCCTTGTGCCTTTACCTGGACGAGGCCGTGATGAGCCGCCCCTGGGGGAACAATTCGTGCTGGAGCCACGAACCGCTGCTCAGCATCTTTCATGACGAAACCCAGGGCGGCGAGAAGATCTTCGTGTTGCTGGAGCGGTTGATGCAGTCGCCCAAGGAGTTCCAGGATGTGCTGGAGTTCCTGTACTTCTGCTTTTGCCTGGGCCTGAAGGGCAAGTACGCCCTGGACCCGAAGTGCGATGAAATCATCAACGCCCTGATTTCGCGGATGCACAAGGTCATTCGTGAACTGCGCGGCCCCACGCCGGAATTCGTGGGCGACCCGTATACCAACGTGGTCCATCGCCCCCACCGCAGGCTGCGCCGGGAATGGCCCTGGTGGAGCCCGTTGGTGATCTCCGCCATCGCCATGGTCTGCGCCTACTGCTACTACAGCTACCGCCTGAGCTTGATCACCGCCGAGGTGCTGGAATCGCTCAACGGCATCTTGCAGCAGTAG
- a CDS encoding type VI secretion system Vgr family protein translates to MPSQSDLRFTFQLLAGQIDFEVVSFELDEMISSPFQLKLELISFEDEVDFGQLLDKPVLFTIWRGERPLRYVHGLVSSFSQGETGFYRTRYRALVEPVLARAGLRSNWRIFQQKTVPQILELMLKRQGIARFEIKSMGEHQVREFCVQAGETDLDFIARLAGEEGFVYRFEHTPKQHLLVITDRLLALGQISRSALKADDEGDDFFDEDDIGPDQVLYRANSGGDQARPCLRRLRYSEQVRTARQVQRDYTFTNPQYRQEHRAGDSSITHQSRDYERFDYPGRYKRDAVGVPFTATRLTALRHDARIAEVEGDDVRLQPGLSFTLVEHPRKDLNAHWRVMRVHHEGSQFTSLQEEAAGAEQGTRYSQEAVLVPGRIEWRPAPLPKPRIDGPHMATVVGPPGEEIYCDEWGRVKVSFPWDRESENNEFSSCWVRVSQGWAGGSWGSMAIPRIGQDVIVQYVNADPDQPMITGRTYCGDQLPPYDLPEHKTRMTIKSQTHKGNGFNELRFEDELGKEEVFIHAQRDQNNVVGNDETTRVGRNRVEQVGNDEHLNIGHDFRQETGGDHTQLIGQDCRVDIKHDLFEKVGNDRSESTGANHQAFVGKDAELVVKGAQKVTVGQGMEQHTTIYQLRASERIEFRTAGGSIVLDGQGITINGLKLDLLGQTSAAASGAGNSQPLSLTPDASKKCEAKV, encoded by the coding sequence ATGCCTAGCCAATCCGACTTGCGTTTCACCTTCCAGCTGCTGGCTGGCCAGATTGACTTCGAAGTGGTTTCGTTCGAACTCGACGAAATGATCAGCTCACCGTTCCAGCTGAAACTGGAACTGATCAGTTTTGAAGACGAGGTCGACTTCGGCCAGTTGCTCGACAAACCAGTGCTGTTCACGATCTGGCGCGGTGAGCGCCCCTTGCGCTATGTGCACGGCCTGGTCAGCAGTTTCAGCCAGGGTGAGACGGGGTTCTATCGCACCCGTTACCGCGCATTGGTCGAGCCCGTGCTGGCCCGTGCCGGCTTGCGTTCGAACTGGCGCATCTTCCAGCAGAAGACCGTGCCGCAGATTCTCGAATTGATGCTCAAGCGCCAGGGCATTGCCCGTTTCGAAATCAAGAGCATGGGCGAGCATCAGGTGCGTGAGTTCTGCGTACAGGCCGGTGAAACGGACCTCGACTTCATCGCCCGCCTGGCGGGTGAAGAGGGCTTCGTCTATCGCTTCGAGCACACGCCTAAACAACACCTGCTGGTCATCACCGACCGACTGCTGGCGCTGGGGCAGATCAGCCGAAGCGCGCTCAAGGCCGACGACGAAGGTGATGACTTCTTCGACGAAGACGACATCGGCCCCGACCAGGTGCTGTACCGCGCCAACAGTGGTGGCGACCAGGCCAGGCCTTGCCTGCGCCGCCTGCGTTACAGCGAACAGGTGCGCACCGCACGGCAGGTGCAGCGGGACTACACCTTCACCAACCCGCAGTACCGGCAGGAACACCGCGCAGGTGACAGTAGCATCACCCATCAGTCCCGGGACTATGAGCGCTTCGACTACCCTGGCCGCTACAAGCGCGATGCGGTCGGTGTGCCTTTCACCGCTACCCGCCTGACGGCCCTGCGCCATGACGCCCGTATTGCCGAAGTCGAGGGCGATGATGTACGCCTGCAACCGGGGCTGAGCTTCACCCTCGTCGAGCACCCGCGCAAAGACCTCAACGCCCATTGGCGTGTGATGCGTGTACATCACGAGGGCAGCCAGTTCACCAGCCTGCAAGAAGAAGCTGCCGGGGCCGAACAAGGGACACGCTACTCGCAGGAAGCCGTGCTGGTGCCCGGCCGGATCGAATGGCGTCCGGCGCCACTGCCCAAGCCACGCATCGACGGCCCGCACATGGCCACGGTCGTCGGGCCGCCCGGGGAAGAGATCTACTGCGACGAGTGGGGCCGGGTCAAGGTGAGCTTCCCCTGGGACCGGGAGAGCGAGAACAACGAGTTCAGCTCCTGCTGGGTGCGCGTGTCGCAAGGCTGGGCCGGTGGTAGCTGGGGTTCGATGGCCATCCCGCGCATCGGCCAGGACGTGATCGTCCAGTACGTCAACGCCGACCCCGACCAGCCGATGATCACCGGGCGTACCTATTGCGGCGACCAGCTGCCGCCGTACGACCTGCCCGAGCACAAGACGCGCATGACCATCAAGAGCCAGACCCACAAGGGCAATGGCTTCAATGAACTGCGCTTCGAGGACGAACTCGGCAAGGAAGAAGTGTTCATCCATGCCCAGCGGGACCAGAACAATGTAGTCGGCAATGACGAGACCACGCGTGTGGGGCGTAATCGTGTCGAGCAGGTCGGTAATGATGAGCACTTGAATATCGGCCATGACTTCCGCCAGGAAACCGGGGGCGACCATACCCAGCTCATTGGGCAAGACTGCCGTGTAGATATCAAGCATGACCTGTTCGAGAAAGTAGGCAACGACCGTAGCGAATCAACAGGGGCCAATCACCAGGCCTTTGTCGGAAAGGACGCCGAGCTTGTCGTCAAAGGTGCGCAAAAGGTCACCGTCGGGCAGGGCATGGAGCAACATACGACGATCTATCAGCTGCGCGCCAGTGAGCGCATCGAGTTCAGAACCGCGGGCGGCAGCATTGTGCTGGACGGGCAGGGCATCACCATCAACGGGCTGAAACTCGACCTGCTGGGGCAAACCAGCGCGGCTGCGTCAGGGGCTGGAAACAGCCAGCCACTCTCGCTTACGCCTGACGCCAGCAAAAAGTGCGAGGCCAAGGTCTGA
- a CDS encoding T6SS effector BTH_I2691 family protein, whose protein sequence is MTISQRIALAIAEAGLPHDQCMFCERQGLPILPLRRALVPDTRPECVSTVADNRHITAKIGLRTLRMGYLYVLLDQQVWHAYAVSEQGHLRRFNPYEPPDGPPSPLPEKCVNADHDIPSAFLNIDTSRYASAWLAFSSDPWPVSVLNAYKSGASPAHRFEGLDLNQARSNPELLGIAMTPDKLGVDQQVFEYAQHGCAPFESAHGFHSRWLRRFALRGYLVNAINRHKLENGVLAVVLDDTVGLIQEYNHQRLNWVLKRQAWREEPMRAYQLQTSQILQIIRATHREWAAQKVPSLEPMTGDGPPVFTDPAVERQLLVERAQQESDERLEERYHEPQRAAFQAEYEQQEREFQRYIDKDARAYVALFDTPMFKVAEAYDYDGNDRESGVAYAKTMALCLGGGITEAVVPRLEPHVPASGTSELLWLKWLKDPDSPPYRALLMRDQALLAGLLPSFSATEAINWNDSDKLYGMLSKIIASDDAGLRMRNTLKQAIAETQGALNAASQRLAPCLSPGIQKAVRHLNSATQFLYNGVHLIELEVKMKLGEYYALQSAHLRELQHKANASIAEARDRMRRNIDDFEFGSMKAMRKVRPIIQHGLMSLAVLDPRFTNSMISVTVWVEGKAEEVHGRLFKEASMGVTQASSAAQLALVDISVAAGTLETDARRLLQGMKITTQQAARLVRTGFSGLRGIAGSWEVLLAIGGLYLQQDSLGRNQEKAETEIGPKAFEAKLALQGSQLGVLGGQIELVGLILRSSAGPLNLARAKGVAATGEALIRLGALVSVVAGVFDTAQAINAMRRTAAAGDDVAYYQHLTSAVFYAAGTIAFGVAVLNPLFFGPLGLAIALTLAAYQLSKRAEKNESTDLERWVRRCCFGKADEKPSVHWNSPEHADIAFAELNAATLGVQAKLHFESHLATDPGLPKIGGLISVEIMRELKFLIALPMYDERSSGYHWKLIVHRHGDGHHPDYVGGETIASGNFFANSEEPLSPSSSFSSFTSPRIPDHDRNYSISEKRKPYPAGFSQLEISGSISLMATIGNHTILAATLLVMYWPDRSLPGGYIEICAREINE, encoded by the coding sequence ATGACCATCAGCCAACGTATTGCCCTCGCGATCGCCGAAGCAGGGCTCCCGCATGACCAGTGCATGTTTTGCGAGCGCCAGGGCCTGCCGATCCTGCCGCTGCGCCGCGCTCTGGTACCGGATACCCGCCCCGAGTGTGTCTCCACCGTGGCGGATAACCGGCATATCACGGCGAAGATCGGCTTGCGCACTTTGCGCATGGGCTACCTGTATGTCCTGCTCGACCAGCAGGTCTGGCATGCCTATGCCGTCAGCGAGCAGGGTCACCTGCGTCGTTTCAATCCCTATGAGCCACCGGACGGCCCGCCTTCGCCGCTGCCCGAAAAATGCGTGAACGCAGATCACGACATTCCTTCGGCCTTTCTCAACATCGATACCAGCAGGTACGCCAGCGCCTGGCTGGCCTTCTCCAGCGATCCTTGGCCGGTGAGCGTGCTGAACGCCTACAAGAGCGGCGCGTCGCCTGCGCATCGCTTCGAGGGCCTGGATCTGAATCAGGCACGCAGCAATCCCGAGCTGCTGGGCATCGCCATGACGCCCGATAAGCTTGGGGTCGACCAGCAGGTGTTCGAGTATGCCCAGCATGGCTGCGCCCCCTTCGAGAGTGCGCATGGCTTCCACAGCCGCTGGTTGCGCCGGTTCGCCCTGCGCGGCTATCTGGTCAATGCGATCAACCGGCACAAGCTGGAAAACGGCGTGCTGGCAGTGGTGCTCGACGACACCGTCGGGCTGATTCAGGAGTACAACCATCAGCGCCTGAACTGGGTACTGAAGCGTCAGGCCTGGCGTGAAGAACCGATGCGGGCCTATCAGCTGCAGACCTCGCAGATCCTGCAGATCATTCGTGCCACGCACAGGGAATGGGCGGCGCAGAAGGTGCCGTCGCTGGAACCGATGACGGGCGATGGGCCGCCGGTGTTCACCGACCCGGCTGTCGAGCGGCAGCTGTTGGTCGAGCGTGCGCAGCAGGAGAGTGACGAGCGGCTTGAAGAGCGCTACCACGAACCGCAGCGGGCCGCGTTCCAGGCTGAATACGAGCAGCAGGAACGCGAGTTTCAGCGTTACATCGACAAGGACGCAAGGGCGTACGTTGCCTTGTTCGATACGCCCATGTTCAAGGTGGCCGAGGCGTACGACTACGACGGTAACGATCGTGAGTCCGGGGTGGCCTACGCCAAGACCATGGCCCTGTGCCTGGGTGGCGGCATTACGGAAGCTGTCGTCCCCCGCCTTGAACCGCATGTTCCCGCTTCCGGCACCAGCGAACTGCTCTGGTTGAAATGGCTAAAGGACCCGGACAGCCCGCCCTACCGCGCCTTGCTGATGCGCGACCAGGCACTGCTGGCCGGGCTGCTGCCCAGTTTCTCCGCCACAGAAGCGATCAACTGGAACGACAGCGACAAGCTCTACGGCATGCTGAGCAAGATCATCGCCAGCGATGACGCCGGCCTGCGCATGCGCAATACCCTCAAGCAGGCCATTGCTGAAACGCAGGGCGCGCTCAATGCGGCCAGTCAGCGGCTGGCGCCATGTCTGTCACCTGGCATTCAGAAGGCCGTGCGGCATCTGAACAGCGCCACGCAGTTTCTCTACAACGGCGTCCACCTGATCGAGCTGGAAGTGAAGATGAAGCTGGGCGAGTACTACGCCTTGCAGAGCGCCCACCTCCGGGAGTTGCAGCACAAGGCCAACGCGTCGATCGCCGAGGCGCGGGACCGGATGCGCCGCAATATCGATGACTTCGAGTTTGGTTCGATGAAGGCCATGCGCAAGGTGCGGCCGATCATCCAGCACGGGCTGATGAGCCTGGCCGTGCTTGACCCGCGGTTCACCAATTCGATGATCAGCGTAACGGTGTGGGTCGAGGGCAAGGCTGAGGAAGTGCATGGGCGGTTGTTCAAGGAGGCCAGCATGGGGGTGACCCAGGCGAGCAGTGCGGCGCAGCTTGCCTTGGTGGATATCTCGGTGGCAGCGGGGACGTTGGAAACCGATGCGCGCAGGTTGTTGCAGGGGATGAAGATCACAACGCAGCAGGCGGCCCGATTGGTTAGAACCGGTTTTTCCGGGTTGCGCGGGATCGCTGGCAGCTGGGAGGTTCTGCTGGCGATAGGCGGGTTGTATCTGCAGCAGGACAGCCTGGGCAGGAATCAGGAAAAGGCGGAAACGGAGATTGGGCCCAAGGCGTTTGAGGCCAAATTGGCGTTGCAAGGATCTCAATTGGGCGTGTTGGGAGGGCAAATCGAGTTGGTTGGGCTCATTTTGAGATCAAGCGCTGGTCCACTGAATTTGGCACGGGCAAAGGGTGTAGCAGCCACAGGGGAGGCCTTGATAAGGCTTGGTGCTTTGGTAAGTGTGGTTGCAGGGGTCTTTGATACGGCTCAAGCAATCAATGCCATGAGGCGCACCGCCGCTGCGGGTGATGATGTAGCGTACTACCAACATCTAACTTCAGCCGTTTTTTATGCTGCTGGAACTATCGCGTTCGGAGTCGCAGTACTCAATCCGTTATTTTTCGGCCCGCTGGGATTGGCGATAGCCCTCACGCTTGCTGCTTATCAACTAAGCAAACGGGCTGAGAAAAATGAATCAACTGATTTGGAACGCTGGGTAAGGCGGTGCTGCTTTGGAAAGGCAGACGAAAAGCCGAGCGTTCATTGGAATTCTCCAGAACATGCGGATATCGCTTTTGCCGAACTCAATGCTGCCACGTTAGGGGTGCAGGCGAAGTTGCACTTTGAGTCGCACTTGGCAACTGATCCAGGTCTTCCGAAAATCGGTGGCTTGATTAGTGTCGAAATAATGAGGGAGCTAAAATTCTTGATCGCTTTGCCTATGTACGACGAGCGGTCTTCGGGATATCACTGGAAATTGATCGTGCATCGTCACGGTGATGGCCATCACCCTGATTACGTTGGCGGGGAAACTATTGCTTCGGGCAATTTCTTTGCAAACTCTGAAGAGCCTCTCTCACCGTCCTCTTCATTTTCCAGCTTTACATCGCCGCGAATACCCGACCACGACCGCAATTATTCAATCAGCGAGAAGCGAAAACCTTACCCTGCGGGGTTCAGTCAGTTAGAAATTTCTGGCTCGATATCGCTCATGGCAACTATAGGAAACCACACGATACTGGCAGCTACGCTGTTGGTGATGTACTGGCCGGATCGGAGCTTGCCAGGTGGGTATATTGAGATTTGTGCCAGGGAGATTAACGAGTGA
- a CDS encoding DUF6708 domain-containing protein, with amino-acid sequence MKRDGKVLWERALGWSHDLPKVDEVPKWREVWASVKPSPNYLDDVYLELPRSSIILRGVIFLVGIPGLIFILGLTLCLYWGLLHDGWQRDWLINISIIFPPAILWALIPYVRLDLVTPRDEPIRFNRLRQKIYIYEFRYDRIFIFSGKHWGVKPVAYNWDDVTAEVYRVYAPGHGGLIENVMLSVRNPETNEVIDRVFFTHDLYHGEAYWAIARLFMQQGPEALPKFVHPPRDWNDDDGLSHMHCRAPKVHWPEDMDRESRTGPSEGEAQ; translated from the coding sequence GTGAAGCGTGATGGTAAAGTTCTGTGGGAGCGCGCTTTAGGCTGGAGTCATGACCTTCCCAAGGTAGATGAAGTGCCAAAGTGGCGGGAAGTGTGGGCAAGTGTCAAACCGTCGCCCAACTACCTCGATGATGTTTATCTCGAGTTACCTCGGAGTAGCATTATCCTCCGAGGTGTCATATTTTTAGTTGGGATTCCGGGGTTGATTTTTATTCTGGGATTGACGCTTTGCCTCTACTGGGGTCTTTTGCATGACGGTTGGCAGCGCGATTGGCTAATAAACATATCAATAATTTTTCCTCCGGCAATACTATGGGCTTTGATTCCCTATGTCAGACTTGATCTGGTTACGCCTAGAGATGAGCCAATTCGCTTCAATCGACTCCGCCAAAAGATATACATTTATGAGTTTCGATATGACCGCATCTTCATCTTCAGCGGCAAACACTGGGGCGTCAAACCGGTCGCCTACAACTGGGACGACGTAACCGCCGAAGTCTACCGAGTCTACGCCCCTGGCCACGGTGGGCTGATCGAAAACGTCATGCTGTCCGTCCGCAACCCGGAAACCAACGAAGTCATCGACCGCGTCTTCTTCACCCACGACCTGTACCACGGTGAAGCCTACTGGGCTATCGCCCGGCTATTCATGCAGCAAGGTCCCGAAGCCCTGCCGAAGTTCGTGCACCCACCCCGTGACTGGAACGATGACGATGGCCTGAGCCACATGCATTGCAGGGCTCCCAAGGTTCATTGGCCAGAGGACATGGACCGTGAATCTCGTACCGGGCCATCAGAAGGAGAAGCCCAATGA
- a CDS encoding PAAR domain-containing protein, with protein MNPVVLVGHRHVCPLHGTNQVESGSATYTFNGRAVARVGDRTTCGAVIESGAEHFLVEGAAVARKGDRTDHGGVLEEGDAGWMLD; from the coding sequence ATGAACCCTGTCGTACTGGTAGGCCATCGACATGTCTGCCCGCTACATGGCACCAACCAGGTAGAAAGCGGCAGTGCCACGTACACCTTCAATGGCAGGGCGGTTGCCAGGGTGGGGGATCGGACCACGTGCGGCGCCGTGATCGAGAGTGGGGCTGAGCATTTCCTGGTCGAGGGCGCGGCCGTGGCGCGTAAAGGTGACCGGACGGATCACGGTGGTGTGCTGGAGGAGGGTGATGCTGGGTGGATGCTGGATTGA
- the dapA gene encoding 4-hydroxy-tetrahydrodipicolinate synthase: protein MSNFRGIWIALVTPMRANEIDFAALEKLVKKLLEEGVAGFVVCGTTGEAAALSKAEQLAVLDTVLAWVEPGRVVMGLSGYNLRELLAFQAEIQRRDIGGLLVPAPCYIRPSQAGIEAFFSTVADAASVPVIVYDIPYRTGVRIERETLRRIVRHPRIAAVKDCGGDSETTMALIQDGHAQVLAGEDMQIFNNLCLGGAGAISASAHVRADLYVRMLQQVDHGDWVAARGTFYQLLPWMKMAFAEPNPAVVKAALQLQGLMSDELREPMQPCTEMTRGKLQGVLDSLGA from the coding sequence ATGTCGAATTTCCGTGGTATCTGGATCGCCCTCGTCACGCCCATGCGCGCCAATGAAATCGACTTCGCCGCCCTGGAAAAGCTGGTGAAGAAGCTGCTGGAAGAGGGTGTGGCCGGTTTTGTGGTATGCGGTACCACGGGCGAGGCAGCGGCGCTGTCCAAGGCCGAGCAACTGGCCGTGCTGGACACTGTGCTGGCCTGGGTGGAGCCGGGCAGGGTGGTGATGGGCCTGTCGGGCTACAACCTGCGCGAGCTGTTGGCCTTCCAGGCTGAAATCCAGCGGCGTGACATTGGCGGACTGCTGGTCCCTGCACCGTGCTACATCCGTCCTTCGCAGGCCGGCATCGAGGCGTTCTTCAGCACCGTGGCGGATGCCGCCAGCGTGCCGGTGATCGTCTACGACATCCCCTACCGCACCGGGGTACGCATCGAGCGTGAAACCCTGCGGCGCATCGTGCGCCACCCTCGCATCGCGGCGGTGAAGGACTGCGGCGGCGACAGCGAGACCACCATGGCCCTGATCCAGGACGGCCACGCCCAGGTGCTGGCCGGTGAGGACATGCAGATCTTCAACAACCTGTGCCTGGGTGGCGCAGGGGCCATTTCGGCTTCGGCGCATGTACGCGCCGACCTGTACGTGCGCATGCTGCAGCAGGTCGACCATGGCGACTGGGTAGCCGCGCGCGGAACGTTCTACCAGTTGCTGCCGTGGATGAAGATGGCCTTTGCCGAGCCCAACCCGGCTGTGGTCAAGGCGGCCTTGCAGCTACAGGGGCTGATGAGCGACGAACTGCGAGAGCCCATGCAGCCGTGCACCGAGATGACCCGGGGCAAGCTGCAAGGCGTGCTGGATTCGCTCGGTGCTTGA
- a CDS encoding NAD(P)H dependent flavin oxidoreductase family protein: MQNRHVIELSPSGKTFDASQELLLDAMLASGLPVPFSCRRGACGSCKVKVVSGQYRDKQRTADMPAPCYPLAADEMLLCQSHACSDMRLEIPGWSLETQALEIHAQVHGKRELSADIIELVLQPAQPLAVRAGQYVRFRLDNGDSRCFSIANLPAQDQGQLVFHIRKVSGGLFTERLLPTLQAGDSLKLEGPVGACTWQHEDQRPLVLFATGTGYAGIKPLLLTALAGDAEVTLYWGGRSDADFYDREFLDQASRAHAHFRWHPVLSDRERVQQVALAQAHRWADTQVYACGNATMISQVRERCLAAGLQPHRFVAEAFVASGALAPEASTASPLHPELEKVGPRYSLDGMLAAREQSVRAVTAIASQLKVGMTTAQALEMAAQTLQAMGASHTWHPTYIRFGDDTVRTPRQGIDLQRVLRNTDIVVVDVGPVWDGYEGDYGDTFVFGQHELHHACVKALHEVFDETRQAWGRGLTGRELYDFAERSAQAKGWQLERNLAGHRIADFPHVLYGQDKLAEVEIVPSEVVWVLEIQLCHPTEPVGAFFEDILIGEARPLS, from the coding sequence ATGCAGAACCGCCACGTCATTGAATTGTCGCCCTCGGGCAAAACCTTCGACGCCAGCCAGGAGCTGCTGCTCGATGCCATGCTCGCCAGCGGCCTGCCGGTGCCCTTCTCATGCCGCCGCGGCGCCTGCGGCTCGTGCAAGGTCAAGGTGGTGTCGGGGCAGTATCGGGACAAGCAGCGGACGGCAGACATGCCCGCGCCCTGCTACCCCCTCGCCGCCGACGAAATGTTGCTGTGCCAGAGCCATGCCTGCAGCGACATGCGCCTGGAAATCCCCGGCTGGTCCCTGGAAACCCAGGCGCTGGAAATCCACGCGCAGGTTCATGGCAAACGCGAACTGAGCGCCGATATCATCGAACTGGTGCTGCAGCCTGCACAGCCGTTGGCGGTACGGGCTGGCCAGTACGTACGCTTTCGGCTCGACAACGGTGACAGCCGCTGTTTTTCCATCGCCAACCTGCCCGCCCAGGACCAGGGGCAACTGGTGTTTCACATCCGCAAGGTAAGCGGCGGCCTGTTTACCGAACGCCTGCTGCCAACCCTGCAAGCAGGTGACAGCTTGAAGCTGGAAGGGCCGGTGGGTGCCTGCACCTGGCAGCACGAGGACCAGCGGCCCCTGGTGCTGTTCGCCACTGGCACAGGTTACGCCGGCATCAAGCCATTGCTGCTGACCGCCCTGGCAGGTGATGCCGAGGTCACGTTGTACTGGGGCGGCAGATCGGACGCCGACTTCTATGACCGTGAGTTTCTCGACCAGGCCAGCCGTGCACACGCTCACTTTCGCTGGCACCCGGTGCTGTCGGACCGGGAGCGCGTGCAGCAGGTGGCGCTGGCCCAGGCCCATCGCTGGGCCGACACCCAGGTCTATGCCTGCGGCAATGCCACGATGATCAGCCAGGTTCGCGAGCGGTGCCTCGCAGCAGGCCTGCAGCCCCATCGTTTTGTCGCGGAGGCTTTCGTTGCCAGCGGCGCACTGGCGCCCGAGGCCTCAACAGCCAGCCCATTGCACCCGGAGCTGGAAAAAGTCGGCCCGCGCTACTCGCTGGACGGCATGCTCGCTGCCCGCGAGCAGTCGGTACGGGCCGTGACAGCGATCGCCAGCCAGCTGAAAGTCGGCATGACCACCGCCCAGGCGCTGGAGATGGCCGCGCAAACCTTGCAGGCGATGGGCGCATCGCACACCTGGCACCCGACCTACATCCGCTTTGGCGACGACACCGTGCGCACGCCGCGCCAAGGCATTGATCTGCAACGTGTATTACGTAACACGGATATCGTCGTGGTCGATGTCGGCCCGGTATGGGATGGCTATGAGGGCGACTATGGCGACACCTTCGTGTTCGGCCAGCACGAGCTGCACCACGCCTGCGTCAAGGCACTGCATGAAGTGTTCGACGAAACCCGCCAGGCCTGGGGCCGTGGCCTGACCGGGCGCGAACTGTACGACTTCGCCGAGCGCAGTGCCCAGGCAAAAGGCTGGCAGCTGGAGCGCAACCTGGCCGGGCATCGCATCGCCGACTTCCCGCATGTGCTGTATGGGCAGGACAAACTGGCCGAGGTGGAAATCGTCCCGAGCGAAGTGGTGTGGGTGCTGGAGATCCAGTTGTGCCACCCTACCGAGCCGGTCGGGGCGTTTTTCGAAGACATCCTGATTGGCGAGGCCAGGCCGCTTTCATAG